In Chloroflexota bacterium, the DNA window AGGGCCTGCATCAACACCAACAGCAGAAATAGCGGGTTGTTGATCAAATAGCGTCGCCACAGCCTCCGGGGTTCAGAGAGCAGCCGGAAGAGCCATTCCAGGCCGGCGCACTGCATCCAGCGAGGGGCCTGGGGTCTGCGACCGGTGAGAAAGTCAAAGGCCGCGCCGACACCGATGAGCACCGGCGGCGCCAGGCAGCCTCTGTGTTCGGCCATCCAGCGCTCCTGTTTGGGCGTGCCGAGACCAATCCAGACCACGTCCGGGTCGGCCGCATTGATCATTTGGACAGCCTGTGCATCTTCCTCTGGCGTGACGGGATGGAAAGGTGGCGAATGAGTACCCACAACACGCAGGCCCGGAAAGCGCCGCTGGAGCGTGACCGCTAACTGATTCGGCACCCCTTGCGCCCCACCGTAGAAGAAGTGGCGATACCCGTTTGTCACTGAGCGTTTGCAGAGGGCCAGCATCAGGTCGGGGCCATAGACCCGCTCCACATGCCAAAAGCCCATCAAGCGGCTCAGCCAGACCAAGGGCATGCCATCAGGCGTAACCAGGCCTGCCGCGTTGTGAATCCGCCTCAGCACATCGTCGCGTTGGCTCTCCATTACGCCGTGGACGCTGGTGACGCAGACATAGTGGGGCTCCCTACGCGCGATCCAGCCCTCTATTGTCTCCAGAGCTAGTGCCATATTAATAGCACTGATGCTTACGCCTAGGATGTTGACCCGCTGTGGTGATTGCATCTTACCTCTCCATCAACATCCGCCCCAAAAACCCTCGCACCTGCTCCCTGTCCTTGGTGGCGAAGTACCAGTCAATGGTATGCTTCAGCCCCTCTCGGAAGGGAACCTGCGGTTCCCAGCCTAGGAGCTTCTTTGCCAGGGAGTTGTCGGCTACACGATTCAGCGGGCCGACCGGCATCTCCGGACGGAAAACCATCTCCGCTTTATGACCGGTATATTCCAGCACCATCTTCACGGCGTCAATCACCCGCACCCGTTCCATCGTGCCCAGGTTGACCGCAGTGCCGTCGTCAATCTTCTCGGCGGCCAGGATGGTGCCCCCCACGATGTCGTCAATGTAGGTCCAGTTCCGCACCTGAGTGCCATCTCCCCAGATCTCAAAGGGGTTTTGGCCGATAAAGGCTTTGGCGATCATAGCGATGACCGCGTGGTTCTCCACGCCCCGTGGGCCGTAGACGGTGAAATAGCGGCATGAGGCTGTCTTCATTCCGAATTCTTTGTGATAGGCCCTCAAGGTCAATTCACCCATTAGCTTGGCCCAGCCGTACATGTTGTCGGCGTCGTAGGGCGGCTTGACCATGTCCTCGGTCAGGTAAACTTCTCTGTCAGGATTGTTCTGCAAGAAGTTAGGGTAGACACACCCTGATGAAGCGAAGATGACCTTTTCTACCCCAGCCCGGCGGGCCTCCCAGAAAACCAGACCATCGAGGAACAGGTTGGAGGCCGGGCCGGCCTGGTGCATCTCCACGTAGCCACGCCCGCCGTGGTCGGCCGCCAGGTGGAAAACGACCTCAATATCCCGCATCGCCATTCGGGCTATACCCGGCTCGCGCAGATCGGCGTGGATGAACTCCACGGTGCCGCTGGCCAGGTGTTGCTGGATGTTCTCCATTTTGCCGCTGGAGAGGTCATCCACAATGCGCACCTTCGCCCCGCGCTCCACCAGGGCGTCAGTGAGATGGGAGCCAATGAAAGAGGCTCCGCCTGTGATCAGTATGTTACAATCTTGCCAAAATGACATTGTTTCCCCTCCTTGAGAATAAGGTCATAACAGTTTATCTGGCCGGTTTGTCACGAATTCAATCGCGTTTCTGAACCCTAGCACCATCCGCCCATTATCCCACTCGGCAATGATCTGTCGTGCATTTCGACTCAGGCGCTCTCGCAAATCCGCATCGTCCAGGACGCGCCGTAGAGCCTGGGCCAGTGCGGCGCCATCCCGTTCCCGGACAACCAATCCGTTGATTCCATCCCGCACCAGCCCACCGGCTGCTGCCCCCACTGCATCGGTGGCAATGACCGGCACTCCTTGGCTGAACGCCTCATTGACCACCAGCCCCCAGGGTTCCTTGAAATACGGCGTGGTGACAGAGGCCAACACAAAAACCCAGGCTATGGCATAATAGGGGAGGGTTTCTTCTGGACGAACATAGCCGGCAAAGTGCACACGGTCGGATATTCCTTTCTCTTGTACGATCTGCTCCAGGCGCGCCTGTTCGGA includes these proteins:
- a CDS encoding WecB/TagA/CpsF family glycosyltransferase; this encodes MQSPQRVNILGVSISAINMALALETIEGWIARREPHYVCVTSVHGVMESQRDDVLRRIHNAAGLVTPDGMPLVWLSRLMGFWHVERVYGPDLMLALCKRSVTNGYRHFFYGGAQGVPNQLAVTLQRRFPGLRVVGTHSPPFHPVTPEEDAQAVQMINAADPDVVWIGLGTPKQERWMAEHRGCLAPPVLIGVGAAFDFLTGRRPQAPRWMQCAGLEWLFRLLSEPRRLWRRYLINNPLFLLLVLMQALGLRHYSIDQSN
- a CDS encoding NAD-dependent epimerase/dehydratase family protein, whose translation is MSFWQDCNILITGGASFIGSHLTDALVERGAKVRIVDDLSSGKMENIQQHLASGTVEFIHADLREPGIARMAMRDIEVVFHLAADHGGRGYVEMHQAGPASNLFLDGLVFWEARRAGVEKVIFASSGCVYPNFLQNNPDREVYLTEDMVKPPYDADNMYGWAKLMGELTLRAYHKEFGMKTASCRYFTVYGPRGVENHAVIAMIAKAFIGQNPFEIWGDGTQVRNWTYIDDIVGGTILAAEKIDDGTAVNLGTMERVRVIDAVKMVLEYTGHKAEMVFRPEMPVGPLNRVADNSLAKKLLGWEPQVPFREGLKHTIDWYFATKDREQVRGFLGRMLMER